The Diospyros lotus cultivar Yz01 chromosome 11, ASM1463336v1, whole genome shotgun sequence region ACCCATTTGCAGAAGAACATTTTGCATTGCAAAATCACTTGTTACACAAGCTACAGTTGACTCAGACAAGGATCTCAACATCCAGCTCTGCTCAGTACTGTCATCATCAATCAGTGATGCATCAAGGCTTCCAGTGTTCTGGCTTGAAATCTCAACATGTTCCAATCCATCATCAAAATTCACAACATCATCTCCTTCAACACATATATCTCCATTGCCAGACACAGCTTCATTTCCCATGGAATTATTAGGCTCAGGTCCTGCACAAGGCTCGTTCCCTTCTTGAAGTTCTCTTAGTGAATCTTCTTCCAGTCTCACTTGGTTTAAAATTGAAGAAAGCTCCTCATCAATGTTCTTCCCTTCTGAGACATCTCCTTCCTCTAAAACTGCATCTAGATTATGTGCTTCATCAGAATTGATCAGCTGATCTGACTGCCTTCTGTTTTCAATGTTATCACTTCCTATATGCCCCACTTTATCTTGTTGACTATCTTCTTCAGACATTGAGGCATACATCTCACGTCTCGCTTTTCTCCTGAGATATCTTCTATGAGTACTTCTGCTTACAGCAGGGTGCCAATCATCAGCATTATCATCATATTGTCCCTGAGATGCATCAATTCCATCTGCCACCATCTTCTTTCCTTCAGTGTTTATCTCCTTCTTGGCAAAATATCTCTTGGGTTTTTCAAAACTGCTACTGGCATCCTCAGGATTTCCAACAGAGGAAGCACTTCCATTTCCCATTGAACCATCTTCAGCACTACTATGGTGATCCGTGGAGAGGACATTTAGGTTTAGGTCTTTCAATGGGAGGATCCTGGAATCAGGATTTGATTTATCCTCACCTTGATGATCCAATGCCTCCCACTCTTCCAAATTGGGAACATTTGACCCCCACCCAGGCATGTCCTTCTCAGGCAGCCTTTTCACATTAACTGTGTGAATAGGGGGAGGGCTGTCTCTGAGATGTTTAGTACCATGGATCTGAGCTTCCAATGTATGCGTCAGAGCAATGAGCTTGAGGTCAACATCTGAAAGTGTCTGCAAGTCACCAGTTGCCCTTGCAAAACTAACAACTGCCAAGCCACGTACACACAAACATGATTAAGTGAAAattcatcccccccccccccctaaaaaaaaaaaaaaaatttttgcatattttCCACCCTCTAAATTTCAATATTCCCTAAGTAATAGTCCCAACACTCAGTATCTCAACAAGTTCAGAAAGTACAATTATTAGCACTCCATAAACTGTTAAGAAAACTTTTATTTGGTAAAGAGACCCAACAAaaacaagctttaatcccactaggtggtcACCAAATCGTCTCTGTTTATGACCATATCTCCAGTAAGACCATTATATCTTATGTGATACCAAAGAGGGAAAGAAACACACATAAGAAACATGCTTAAGAGGTGAAGAAGAAACACTAAGGAACAGAAAATAAGTAAACAACCCAAAACTAACCATTTATATCCCAAGACAGATCCTAACACTACACCTTCTGAACAacacaactttttttttttttttttacaaatacaGCAGGCTGAAACA contains the following coding sequences:
- the LOC127813644 gene encoding RNA-binding NOB1-like protein codes for the protein MAEQTHHPAAPCWSNVVKQSSPNQPRQDLAAAVPNGAVVGNCKSSKGIAVAVVDANAIIQGGEGLANIADKFVSVAEVMNEVRDPTSRHRLNFVPFTVQTMEPSPESLKKVVSFARATGDLQTLSDVDLKLIALTHTLEAQIHGTKHLRDSPPPIHTVNVKRLPEKDMPGWGSNVPNLEEWEALDHQGEDKSNPDSRILPLKDLNLNVLSTDHHSSAEDGSMGNGSASSVGNPEDASSSFEKPKRYFAKKEINTEGKKMVADGIDASQGQYDDNADDWHPAVSRSTHRRYLRRKARREMYASMSEEDSQQDKVGHIGSDNIENRRQSDQLINSDEAHNLDAVLEEGDVSEGKNIDEELSSILNQVRLEEDSLRELQEGNEPCAGPEPNNSMGNEAVSGNGDICVEGDDVVNFDDGLEHVEISSQNTGSLDASLIDDDSTEQSWMLRSLSESTVACVTSDFAMQNVLLQMGLRLLAPGGMQIRQLHRWILKCHACFKVTTEIGRIFCPSCGNGGTLRKVAVTVGEDGIVVAARRPRISLRGTKFSLPLPQGGRDAITKNPVLREDQLPRKFLYPKTKKKNKQGDDIFASDDIFSHHSTDKRAPLQPPVRKALAVFSGKRNPNDNHFARPKH